In Burkholderia pseudomultivorans, the DNA window GATGACGAGCGGACAAGGCAACACCGCAAGATGACGTTCCAGCTCCGGCAGCCGCGCGCCCTGCACCACCAGCTCGATATGCCATCCGAGGTTCGCGATGCGCGCGGCGAGCGGCGAGCGGCGCCAGCATGTCGAGCGTCGTCGCGCCCGGATAGCTCAGGTTGAACCGGATCGCACGGATGCCGCCGCGATCGAGCGCCCGAAGTTCGTCGTCGCTCACGGTGCTGTCGACGACGGCGACGCCGCGCGCGGCGTCGCCGAACTGCGCGAGCGCCATCAGCGTGCAGCGGTTGTCCGTCCCGTACGTCGACGGCGTCACGACCACGTTGCGCTTCACACCGACGCGCGTCTGCACGCTCCGGTATTGCGCGACGGTCGCATTCGGCGGTTGCAGCGTCGTGCCCGGCGCGACCGGGAACCGGTCGTCGTAGATGTGCATGTGACAGTCGATCGCCCCTTCGGGCAGCCGGAACGCCGGGCGCGCGATGCCGCTCGACCAGGTTTCGTCGGCAGCGGCCGGCCTCGGCAATGCAGCCGAAGCCAGCGTCGCACCGGCGATCCGGAGGAACCCGCGTCTTGCCATCCGCGCCATGATCAGATGGTCCCCGTCTTGCCGACCAGCTTGCCGGACGCATGATTGCGCGTGAGCAGCAGCAGCGTCGCGACGCTCACGAGCGTGAGGATCGCGAGCGGCATCAATGCGAGCGCATAGCTGCCCGTCGCCGCCTTCACCCACCCGTACACGTTCACCATCAGCCCGCCGCCGAGCAGGTTCGCAATCGCATTGACCGTCGCGAGCCCGGCCGCCACGGTGCTGTTGGACAGCATGTCGGTCGCGAGCGCCCAGAAGGGGCCCTTGAACGAATACGCGCCCACCAGCACCGCGCAGAGCATGCAGATCGTCGGCAGCAGCGATCCGCTGAGCGACGTCGCGAACAGGCCCACGCCGATCAGCAGCATCGGCACGACCGTGTGCCAGCGCCGTTCGCCGACGCGGTCCGAGCGCCGCCCCCAGTAGACCATCAGGACGGAGGCCACCGCGTACGGCACCGAATTCAGCAGGCCGGTCTCCATGACGGTCAAGCCGAACGACTTCAGCAACTGCGGCTGCCACACGGACAGCGTGCTGCCTGCCGCGGACGCACACGTGTCGACGAGCGCGAGGCACAGCACGTAGCGGTTGCGGAACAGTTGCGCGAGCGGCAGCGACGGCACCTTCTTGCGTGTCTTGTGGCCGGCGGCCAGCGTAGTCGTGAGCCACGCGCGCTCGTCGTCGTCGAGCCACTTCGCGTTCTCCGGCTTGTTCGTCAGCACGAACAGGCACGCAATGCCGAGCAGCATGGTCGGAATGCCTTCGAGAATGAACAGCCAGTGCCACCCGCGCAGGCCCCAGACACCGTCCATCTGCAACAGCAGCGCGGAGATCGGCGAGCCGATGAAGCTCGCGGCCGGAATCGCGACCATGAACGTTGCGACGATCCGCGCACGATACTGCGCGGGAATCCAGTACGACAGATAAAGCAGCACGCCGGGGAAAAAGCCGGCCTCGGCCGCACCCAGCAGGAAACGCAGCACGTAGAACGTCGTCGCGTTGTGCACGAGCGCGGTCGCCGCCGACACGATGCCCCACGTGATCATGATCCGGGCGATCCAGATCCGCGCGCCGTATTTCTGCAGCGCGAGATTGCTCGGCACTTCGCAAAAGAAGTATGAAATGAAGAACAGGCTGCTGCCGAAACCGAACACCTGCGCCGACATCCCGAGGTCATGGTTCATCTGCAGCGACGCCATCCCCACGTTGCCCCGGTCGATGAAGGCAAGCAGGTAGCAGATCATCAAAAAGGGAATGAGTCGCCAGACGA includes these proteins:
- a CDS encoding MFS transporter; this encodes MQTAFMDASAIERRTIRKVVWRLIPFLMICYLLAFIDRGNVGMASLQMNHDLGMSAQVFGFGSSLFFISYFFCEVPSNLALQKYGARIWIARIMITWGIVSAATALVHNATTFYVLRFLLGAAEAGFFPGVLLYLSYWIPAQYRARIVATFMVAIPAASFIGSPISALLLQMDGVWGLRGWHWLFILEGIPTMLLGIACLFVLTNKPENAKWLDDDERAWLTTTLAAGHKTRKKVPSLPLAQLFRNRYVLCLALVDTCASAAGSTLSVWQPQLLKSFGLTVMETGLLNSVPYAVASVLMVYWGRRSDRVGERRWHTVVPMLLIGVGLFATSLSGSLLPTICMLCAVLVGAYSFKGPFWALATDMLSNSTVAAGLATVNAIANLLGGGLMVNVYGWVKAATGSYALALMPLAILTLVSVATLLLLTRNHASGKLVGKTGTI